From the genome of Saccopteryx bilineata isolate mSacBil1 chromosome 6, mSacBil1_pri_phased_curated, whole genome shotgun sequence, one region includes:
- the C6H20orf202 gene encoding uncharacterized protein C20orf202 homolog has protein sequence MKAAEEPTPDLGQTLQWLRKELAEMQVQDQKLLLTLRHLHGVLEELRAETAHWEDASCSGGESPVRARAGSEGRGHPALPSRRLAQLLQGVDSRRSSLP, from the exons ATGAAAGCAGCTGAAGAGCCGACCCCGGACCTGGGGCAAACCCTGCAGTGGCTGAGGAAGGAGCTG GCTGAGATGCAGGTGCAAGACCAGAAGCTGCTGCTCACACTGAGGCATCTCCACGGTGTGCTGGAGGAGCTGCGTGCTGAGACTGCCCACTGGGAAGACGCCAGCTGCAGCGGAGGGGAGTCCCCCGTCAGAGCCCGGGCAGGCTCCGAAGGCAGGGGTCACCCGGCCCTGCCCTCCAGGCGGCTGGCCCAGCTCCTCCAGGGGGTAGACAGCAGGCGAAGCTCCCTCCCTTAA